The following proteins are co-located in the Rippkaea orientalis PCC 8801 genome:
- the nifX gene encoding nitrogen fixation protein NifX yields the protein MKVAFTTSDNVHINAHFGWAQQIAVYDVSSEGFTYDKTLEFSGDLKADGNEDKLVPKIEALEGCTIIYVAAIGGSAAARLIRKNVTPIKARSESDKIEELLGELVKTLKGNPPPWLRKVIQQESKSFDFEEELVS from the coding sequence ATGAAAGTTGCTTTTACCACCAGTGACAATGTTCATATTAACGCTCATTTTGGATGGGCTCAACAAATTGCGGTTTATGATGTTTCATCTGAAGGGTTTACCTATGACAAAACCCTAGAGTTTTCAGGTGACTTAAAAGCTGATGGCAATGAAGACAAATTAGTTCCCAAAATTGAAGCCCTCGAAGGGTGTACAATTATTTATGTAGCTGCTATTGGAGGAAGTGCTGCTGCGAGGTTAATTCGTAAAAATGTTACCCCAATAAAAGCCCGCAGTGAATCCGACAAAATTGAGGAACTGTTAGGTGAATTAGTGAAAACATTAAAAGGAAATCCTCCCCCTTGGTTACGCAAAGTTATCCAACAAGAATCCAAGTCCTTTGACTTTGAAGAAGAACTGGTCAGTTAA
- a CDS encoding NifX-associated nitrogen fixation protein, whose protein sequence is MTTTALENPAQFVAENEFLQEVVRQIRAYDSYGFYRSWSDELVLSPFVVSKKKKREISTEGDIDPATKLRILCFYRGIASLIEKETGQLCQVIVDLNHEGFGWALVWSGRLLSVSRTLRDAHRFGFESLEKLAEEGEKLSKAGIELSQRFPEVARL, encoded by the coding sequence ATGACTACAACCGCCTTAGAAAATCCAGCCCAATTTGTAGCTGAGAATGAATTTTTACAAGAAGTCGTCAGACAAATTCGTGCCTACGATAGCTACGGCTTTTATCGCAGTTGGAGCGATGAATTAGTCCTCTCTCCTTTTGTAGTTTCTAAGAAGAAAAAACGGGAAATTTCAACAGAAGGAGATATTGACCCCGCTACCAAATTAAGAATCCTTTGTTTTTACCGAGGAATTGCTAGTTTGATTGAAAAAGAAACGGGGCAACTATGCCAAGTTATTGTCGATCTAAATCATGAAGGATTTGGGTGGGCATTAGTTTGGAGTGGACGCTTACTCTCGGTTTCCCGTACCCTTAGAGATGCCCATCGTTTCGGATTTGAATCCTTAGAAAAGTTGGCAGAAGAAGGAGAAAAACTGAGTAAAGCTGGTATTGAATTAAGCCAGCGTTTCCCTGAAGTTGCTCGCCTCTAA
- a CDS encoding CCE_0567 family metalloprotein, which produces MVETTTSKPTAEEIDDLRKSIKRLNSVAGQMKMDLHDLAEGLPTDYENLLDTAQKTYDIFRQLDTLKKQLKTWEEL; this is translated from the coding sequence ATGGTAGAAACAACAACCAGTAAACCAACAGCAGAAGAGATAGACGATCTCAGAAAATCCATCAAACGACTCAATTCAGTAGCGGGTCAAATGAAAATGGATTTACACGATCTAGCAGAAGGATTACCAACGGATTATGAAAACTTGCTAGACACTGCTCAGAAAACCTACGACATTTTTCGTCAATTAGACACCCTAAAAAAACAACTCAAAACTTGGGAGGAACTGTAA